Proteins found in one Oncorhynchus mykiss isolate Arlee chromosome 17, USDA_OmykA_1.1, whole genome shotgun sequence genomic segment:
- the LOC110494796 gene encoding poly(rC)-binding protein 2 isoform X6, with translation MDSGVIEGGLNVTLTIRLLMHGKEVGSIIGKKGESVKKMREESGARINISEGNCPERIITLAGPTTAIFKAFSMIIEKLEEDISSSMTNSTATSKPPVTLRIVVPASQCGSLIGKGGCKIKEIRESTGAQVQVAGDMLPNSTERAITIAGTPQSIIECVKQICVVMLEVSSPPKGVTIPYRPKPSGSPVIFAGGQAYAVQGQHAIPQPDLTKLHQLAMQQSPFPMGPNNTGFQGGMDASAQTSSHEMTIPNDLIGCIIGRQGSKINEIRQMSGAQIKIANPVDGSADRQVTITGSAASISLAEYLINASVESSKPSSSNPEQTHSTSLLCPPLLSTTTTSSPAATSSTASSSSSSSSSCLAPPSSISLSLLVPPDTPSSDSPTIPCVSSLLSLKPLPLLALHSANPEPKLSPEPGSKSKRRRLSPY, from the exons ATGGACTCCGGTGTGATTGAAGGAGGACTCAATGTCACCCTCACCATTCGGTTGCTGATGCACGGCAAG GAAGTCGGAAGCATCATCGGCAAGAAAGGTGAATCTGTGaaaaagatgagagaagag AGCGGGGCTCGCATTAACATCTCAGAGGGGAACTGTCCTGAGAGGATCATCACTCTGGCAGGCCCCACCACCGCCATCTTCAAAGCATTCTCCATGATCATCGAAAAGCTGGAAGAG GACATCAGCAGCTCTATGACGAACAGCACGGCCACCAGCAAGCCCCCGGTCACCCTACGCATCGTGGTGCCTGCCAGCCAGTGTGGCTCCCTCATCGGCAAGGGGGGCTGCAAGATCAAAGAAATAAGAGAG tCGACAGGTGCTCAGGTACAGGTGGCAGGGGACATGCTTCCTAACTCTACAGAACGGGCCATCACCATCGCAGGGACGCCTCAGTCCATTATCGAGTGTGTCAAGCAGATCTGTGTAGTTATGCTCGAGGTAAGT TCTCCCCCTAAGGGGGTCACCATCCCGTACCGACCCAAACCTTCAGGATCCCCGGTCATCTTTGCTGGAGGACAg gcgTACGCAGTTCAAGGACAACATGCCATACCCCAGCCAGAC CTCACCAAGCTCCACCAGCTGGCCATGCAGCAGAGCCCCTTTCCCATGGGCCCCAACAACACGGGGTTCCAAG GAGGGATGGATGCGTCTGCCCAGACCAGCTCCCATGAGATGACCATTCCAAATGAT tTGATTGGCTGCATAATCGGTCGCCAGGGTTCTAAGATCAATGAGATCCGCCAGATGTCGGGTGCCCAGATAAAGATCGCCAACCCCGTGGATGGCTCCGCAGACAGACAGGTCACCATCACTGGTTCTGCTGCCTCCATCAGCCTGGCAGAGTACCTCATCAACGCCAG CGTAGAGTCCTCTAAACCCTCCTCCTCGAACCCCGAACAGACCCACagcaccagcctcctctgccctcctcttctctccaccactaccacctcctCTCCTGCTGCTACTTCCTCTActgcttcttcctcctcctcctcttcttcctcctgttTGGCGcccccttcctccatctctctgtccttgtTGGTTCCTCCAGACACTCCCTCCTCTGACTCCCCTACTATCCCCTGTGTCTCCAGTCTGCTCAGTCTtaagcccctccccctcctggCCCTCCACTCAGCCAATCCTGAGCCAAAGCTCTCCCCAGAGCCGGGTTCCAAGTCTAAGAGGCGAAGGCTTTCCccttactaa
- the LOC110494796 gene encoding poly(rC)-binding protein 2 isoform X13: MDSGVIEGGLNVTLTIRLLMHGKEVGSIIGKKGESVKKMREESGARINISEGNCPERIITLAGPTTAIFKAFSMIIEKLEEDISSSMTNSTATSKPPVTLRIVVPASQCGSLIGKGGCKIKEIRESTGAQVQVAGDMLPNSTERAITIAGTPQSIIECVKQICVVMLESPPKGVTIPYRPKPSGSPVIFAGGQAYAVQGQHAIPQPDLTKLHQLAMQQSPFPMGPNNTGFQGGMDASAQTSSHEMTIPNDLIGCIIGRQGSKINEIRQMSGAQIKIANPVDGSADRQVTITGSAASISLAEYLINARLSSEATGLATN, translated from the exons ATGGACTCCGGTGTGATTGAAGGAGGACTCAATGTCACCCTCACCATTCGGTTGCTGATGCACGGCAAG GAAGTCGGAAGCATCATCGGCAAGAAAGGTGAATCTGTGaaaaagatgagagaagag AGCGGGGCTCGCATTAACATCTCAGAGGGGAACTGTCCTGAGAGGATCATCACTCTGGCAGGCCCCACCACCGCCATCTTCAAAGCATTCTCCATGATCATCGAAAAGCTGGAAGAG GACATCAGCAGCTCTATGACGAACAGCACGGCCACCAGCAAGCCCCCGGTCACCCTACGCATCGTGGTGCCTGCCAGCCAGTGTGGCTCCCTCATCGGCAAGGGGGGCTGCAAGATCAAAGAAATAAGAGAG tCGACAGGTGCTCAGGTACAGGTGGCAGGGGACATGCTTCCTAACTCTACAGAACGGGCCATCACCATCGCAGGGACGCCTCAGTCCATTATCGAGTGTGTCAAGCAGATCTGTGTAGTTATGCTCGAG TCTCCCCCTAAGGGGGTCACCATCCCGTACCGACCCAAACCTTCAGGATCCCCGGTCATCTTTGCTGGAGGACAg gcgTACGCAGTTCAAGGACAACATGCCATACCCCAGCCAGAC CTCACCAAGCTCCACCAGCTGGCCATGCAGCAGAGCCCCTTTCCCATGGGCCCCAACAACACGGGGTTCCAAG GAGGGATGGATGCGTCTGCCCAGACCAGCTCCCATGAGATGACCATTCCAAATGAT tTGATTGGCTGCATAATCGGTCGCCAGGGTTCTAAGATCAATGAGATCCGCCAGATGTCGGGTGCCCAGATAAAGATCGCCAACCCCGTGGATGGCTCCGCAGACAGACAGGTCACCATCACTGGTTCTGCTGCCTCCATCAGCCTGGCAGAGTACCTCATCAACGCCAG GCTCTCATCTGAAGCAACAGGACTGGCGACCAACTGA
- the LOC110494796 gene encoding poly(rC)-binding protein 2 isoform X5, whose protein sequence is MDSGVIEGGLNVTLTIRLLMHGKEVGSIIGKKGESVKKMREESGARINISEGNCPERIITLAGPTTAIFKAFSMIIEKLEEDISSSMTNSTATSKPPVTLRIVVPASQCGSLIGKGGCKIKEIRESTGAQVQVAGDMLPNSTERAITIAGTPQSIIECVKQICVVMLEVSSPPKGVTIPYRPKPSGSPVIFAGGQAYAVQGQHAIPQPDLTKLHQLAMQQSPFPMGPNNTGFQDLGGMDASAQTSSHEMTIPNDLIGCIIGRQGSKINEIRQMSGAQIKIANPVDGSADRQVTITGSAASISLAEYLINASVESSKPSSSNPEQTHSTSLLCPPLLSTTTTSSPAATSSTASSSSSSSSSCLAPPSSISLSLLVPPDTPSSDSPTIPCVSSLLSLKPLPLLALHSANPEPKLSPEPGSKSKRRRLSPY, encoded by the exons ATGGACTCCGGTGTGATTGAAGGAGGACTCAATGTCACCCTCACCATTCGGTTGCTGATGCACGGCAAG GAAGTCGGAAGCATCATCGGCAAGAAAGGTGAATCTGTGaaaaagatgagagaagag AGCGGGGCTCGCATTAACATCTCAGAGGGGAACTGTCCTGAGAGGATCATCACTCTGGCAGGCCCCACCACCGCCATCTTCAAAGCATTCTCCATGATCATCGAAAAGCTGGAAGAG GACATCAGCAGCTCTATGACGAACAGCACGGCCACCAGCAAGCCCCCGGTCACCCTACGCATCGTGGTGCCTGCCAGCCAGTGTGGCTCCCTCATCGGCAAGGGGGGCTGCAAGATCAAAGAAATAAGAGAG tCGACAGGTGCTCAGGTACAGGTGGCAGGGGACATGCTTCCTAACTCTACAGAACGGGCCATCACCATCGCAGGGACGCCTCAGTCCATTATCGAGTGTGTCAAGCAGATCTGTGTAGTTATGCTCGAGGTAAGT TCTCCCCCTAAGGGGGTCACCATCCCGTACCGACCCAAACCTTCAGGATCCCCGGTCATCTTTGCTGGAGGACAg gcgTACGCAGTTCAAGGACAACATGCCATACCCCAGCCAGAC CTCACCAAGCTCCACCAGCTGGCCATGCAGCAGAGCCCCTTTCCCATGGGCCCCAACAACACGGGGTTCCAAG ATTTAGGAGGGATGGATGCGTCTGCCCAGACCAGCTCCCATGAGATGACCATTCCAAATGAT tTGATTGGCTGCATAATCGGTCGCCAGGGTTCTAAGATCAATGAGATCCGCCAGATGTCGGGTGCCCAGATAAAGATCGCCAACCCCGTGGATGGCTCCGCAGACAGACAGGTCACCATCACTGGTTCTGCTGCCTCCATCAGCCTGGCAGAGTACCTCATCAACGCCAG CGTAGAGTCCTCTAAACCCTCCTCCTCGAACCCCGAACAGACCCACagcaccagcctcctctgccctcctcttctctccaccactaccacctcctCTCCTGCTGCTACTTCCTCTActgcttcttcctcctcctcctcttcttcctcctgttTGGCGcccccttcctccatctctctgtccttgtTGGTTCCTCCAGACACTCCCTCCTCTGACTCCCCTACTATCCCCTGTGTCTCCAGTCTGCTCAGTCTtaagcccctccccctcctggCCCTCCACTCAGCCAATCCTGAGCCAAAGCTCTCCCCAGAGCCGGGTTCCAAGTCTAAGAGGCGAAGGCTTTCCccttactaa
- the LOC110494796 gene encoding poly(rC)-binding protein 2 isoform X8 — MDSGVIEGGLNVTLTIRLLMHGKEVGSIIGKKGESVKKMREESGARINISEGNCPERIITLAGPTTAIFKAFSMIIEKLEEDISSSMTNSTATSKPPVTLRIVVPASQCGSLIGKGGCKIKEIRESTGAQVQVAGDMLPNSTERAITIAGTPQSIIECVKQICVVMLESPPKGVTIPYRPKPSGSPVIFAGGQAYAVQGQHAIPQPDLTKLHQLAMQQSPFPMGPNNTGFQGGMDASAQTSSHEMTIPNDLIGCIIGRQGSKINEIRQMSGAQIKIANPVDGSADRQVTITGSAASISLAEYLINASVESSKPSSSNPEQTHSTSLLCPPLLSTTTTSSPAATSSTASSSSSSSSSCLAPPSSISLSLLVPPDTPSSDSPTIPCVSSLLSLKPLPLLALHSANPEPKLSPEPGSKSKRRRLSPY, encoded by the exons ATGGACTCCGGTGTGATTGAAGGAGGACTCAATGTCACCCTCACCATTCGGTTGCTGATGCACGGCAAG GAAGTCGGAAGCATCATCGGCAAGAAAGGTGAATCTGTGaaaaagatgagagaagag AGCGGGGCTCGCATTAACATCTCAGAGGGGAACTGTCCTGAGAGGATCATCACTCTGGCAGGCCCCACCACCGCCATCTTCAAAGCATTCTCCATGATCATCGAAAAGCTGGAAGAG GACATCAGCAGCTCTATGACGAACAGCACGGCCACCAGCAAGCCCCCGGTCACCCTACGCATCGTGGTGCCTGCCAGCCAGTGTGGCTCCCTCATCGGCAAGGGGGGCTGCAAGATCAAAGAAATAAGAGAG tCGACAGGTGCTCAGGTACAGGTGGCAGGGGACATGCTTCCTAACTCTACAGAACGGGCCATCACCATCGCAGGGACGCCTCAGTCCATTATCGAGTGTGTCAAGCAGATCTGTGTAGTTATGCTCGAG TCTCCCCCTAAGGGGGTCACCATCCCGTACCGACCCAAACCTTCAGGATCCCCGGTCATCTTTGCTGGAGGACAg gcgTACGCAGTTCAAGGACAACATGCCATACCCCAGCCAGAC CTCACCAAGCTCCACCAGCTGGCCATGCAGCAGAGCCCCTTTCCCATGGGCCCCAACAACACGGGGTTCCAAG GAGGGATGGATGCGTCTGCCCAGACCAGCTCCCATGAGATGACCATTCCAAATGAT tTGATTGGCTGCATAATCGGTCGCCAGGGTTCTAAGATCAATGAGATCCGCCAGATGTCGGGTGCCCAGATAAAGATCGCCAACCCCGTGGATGGCTCCGCAGACAGACAGGTCACCATCACTGGTTCTGCTGCCTCCATCAGCCTGGCAGAGTACCTCATCAACGCCAG CGTAGAGTCCTCTAAACCCTCCTCCTCGAACCCCGAACAGACCCACagcaccagcctcctctgccctcctcttctctccaccactaccacctcctCTCCTGCTGCTACTTCCTCTActgcttcttcctcctcctcctcttcttcctcctgttTGGCGcccccttcctccatctctctgtccttgtTGGTTCCTCCAGACACTCCCTCCTCTGACTCCCCTACTATCCCCTGTGTCTCCAGTCTGCTCAGTCTtaagcccctccccctcctggCCCTCCACTCAGCCAATCCTGAGCCAAAGCTCTCCCCAGAGCCGGGTTCCAAGTCTAAGAGGCGAAGGCTTTCCccttactaa